TCTAATATACATTTTTAGCAGATGATTACATACTTATTGCATTATAGGCAATGGCCTCTGTTTGAAGATCATTTTCTTGCGAACAATGTCGACAATCTGTAtgtcttctttttgtttttcgTTTCCGTTTTCTGGACTGGTATCTTGGTTGAGTGGAATTTTCATAACTCCTAAAGGAAGATCCAATTCGACTATGGAACCTAACAATCTCTGTGATTTTCCAATGAAAAGGGTCACCTTTGAAGGGTCTTTTTCATCAAGCTGCAATTGTCCAAAGTTCACCGCATGTTTAATCTCGTCCACAGTGACGAAATTTCGTATATATTC
This window of the Scheffersomyces stipitis CBS 6054 chromosome 6, complete sequence genome carries:
- a CDS encoding predicted protein, which encodes MPSAIVDLSGVRSIANSERSSVNTPDDVISTPFGLSLIEIQGELNLPHEAPINVQKNDTNAEYIRNFVTVDEIKHAVNFGQLQLDEKDPSKVTLFIGKSQRLLGSIVELDLPLGVMKIPLNQDTSPENGNEKQKEDIQIVDIVRKKMIFKQRPLPIMQ